One genomic window of Caenorhabditis elegans chromosome I includes the following:
- the capg-1 gene encoding Condensin complex subunit capg-1 (Confirmed by transcript evidence) — MPPKKRIRGPKLPALREEKSTGTDVASDESFNESADFLNNEELNNDQNDAENTVLSEGVSTLRINENMTKEDRACISAALFIKKRVVESIRTVFQSRDDINDEIHTSSRKLIAAFKKADQNRKKKVDLMKVFLDEIDVRLSMIIEEVTVPEHRARVFKLIAVTITEIQAFKLPSDLLDFIINFINTWGHSDNVAARINTTCFISYIFETGKRYLTTEGEYSGFEVKIAAKMFLQLKRALLDKEQTARVPAIRGLGFLQEIPIPSNWPVDAMKHSPRELLLRSCRDTAWECRLVAVQSMVPLETDVRLLSDIVYYDKCLNVRVAALEQFSNLRPNKHVREKIEMLDLCLKDHEVNIRDAAKEVLKNWVRNLSTRWSESQKSKDSNDVVILNSNSESTTGEENKMKGYILAAQALTLLWLTGALETLEGHSNLRRLITHTLDVIRQMYVCQADPINTFAEVLISDLREKMKSSAVPIITKSTVGSILDDSELADTQDPSTNRAMIFFWRCLVDYISDRKRNDADKINAMSRFVSPLRTMVEHVEKILVRVKNLDVYPNISQRADYEDHTFVLQMSIVENIICVMRHAPTDQPGVDAYKQMLISMLMNVFYQKKVIDLIVQELAQFYKEDPNALFTLFNDRIEEMRSKYKSGQFPVIENSVPVGETKVRKDLEEETRKTGRRTISDKDGIAVIDLYELKVLNALLKTGILLGWSTTYQNRYNNKLREGISSKDLSTRVLCTECIGIGAIYDYDQAENTLREMMKSFNTQDEPVQCSLIAALTDIQIEHGDQVDALFSWNSKQPNFAVFLSDIVVNAHVSGECETMLRAVEAISRLFLNTKIDPNQQKWQRTMVTLMTRASYAITNRFSAKVRSTIIVMLKFFCSINKNNQLLLIKSFHNFFDMWANSTTPERLTENRHEMVTKLKRCAATFVALTRHSTLPLEEQKKCKPTHVDLVDDIFHEMAGAPDSTSVDYYICALNFVEYQSLSRSALTKIHGDLESYIFLHELDGDKHRYNELRKAHRKIAKILGLNEDEIEEVPSKTDLRKEAAPSKTNKRNANLISTDIAVDNDVNMEEDDKPGPSRPATVRKPRAPRATPASATKKKPLVEEDALEILKSPPRNTKKPPSRPTTATRPTAVAARTAPPRSARKLRSEK, encoded by the exons ATGCCACCGAAGAAGCGAATTCGCGGGCCGAAGTTGCCAGCACTTCGTGAGGAAAAATCAACTGGTACAGATGTGGCTTCAGATGAATCATTCAACGAAAgtgctgattttttgaataatgaagAATTAAACAATGATCAAAACGATGCGGAAAATACAGTTTTGAGCGAAGGTGTATCCACTCTTAGAATCAATGAAAACATGACAAAAGAGGATCGAGCTTGTATTTCTGCAGCACTTTTCATAAA aaaaagagTCGTAGAATCAATTCGAACAGTTTTTCAATCTCGTGATGATATTAATGATGAAATACATACCAGTTCGCGGAAACTGATTGCAGCATTTAAAAag gctGATCAGAATCGTAAGAAAAAGGTCGATTTAATGAAAGTTTTCCTTGATGAAATAGATGTCCGACTTTCAATGATTATCGAAGAGGTGACTGTTCCTGAGCATCGGGCTCGTGTCTTTAAATTAATCGCAGTGACAATAACTGAAATTCAAGCTTTCAAGCTTCCATCGGATCTCCTCgattttattatcaattttattaacACT tgGGGACATAGTGATAATGTTGCTGCGAGAATTAACACGACCTGCTTCATCAGTTATATATTCGAGACAGGGAAACGATATTTAACAACTGAGGGTGAATATTCTGGATTTGAAGTCAAGATTGCagctaaaatgtttttacaaTTGAAGAGAGCACTGCTTGACAAGGAG caaacCGCCAGAGTTCCAGCTATTCGAGGCCTAGGATTCTTGCAAGAAATACCAATTCCATCGAATTGGCCAGTAGATGCTATGAAACATTCACCAAGAGAAc tTCTTCTCCGTTCCTGTAGAGACACAGCATGGGAATGCCGACTTGTTGCAGTTCAATCAATGGTACCATTAGAAACAGATGTTAGACTACTTTCAGACATTGTCTATTATGACAAGTGTCTCAATGTTCGTGTCGCAGCACTTGAACAGTTTTCAAACCTCAGGCCAAACAAACATGTtcgcgaaaaaattgaaatgcttGATTTATGCCTGAAAGACCATGAAG TAAATATTCGAGATGCGGCAAAGGAAGTTCTGAAGAATTGGGTTCGTAATTTGTCAACGAGATGGAGCGAAAGTCAAAAGAGCAAAGATTCCAATGATGTTGTCATTTTGAATTCTAATTCTGAATCCACAACAGGAGAAGAGAATAAAATGAAAGGATATATTCTTGCGGCCCAAGCACTTACATTGCTATGGCTAACGGGTGCTCTTGAAACATTGGAAGGTCACTCAAACTTGAGACGATTGATAACTCATACACTTGATGTTATTCGTCAAATGTACGTCTGTCAAGCGGATCCGATTAACACATTCGCAGAGGTTTTAATTAGcgatttgagagaaaaaatgaagtcaAGTGCGGTGCCGATTATTACTAAAAGTACTGTTGGATCAATTTTAGATGACAGCGAGCTTGCTGATAC acaagATCCAAGCACCAATCGAGCCATGATCTTCTTTTGGAGATGTCTTGTTGATTATATTTCCGATAGAAAACGGAATGATGCTGATAAGATAAACGCCATGTCACGTTTCGTCAGTCCATTGCGCACTATGGTAGAGCATGTGGAAAA aattctcgTTCGAGTCAAGAATCTGGATGTTTATCCGAACATTAGCCAAAGAGCAGACTACGAGGATCACACTTTCGTTCTGCAAATGTCAATTGTTGAGAATATAATATGTGTGATGAGACATGCACCAACAGATCAACCTGGAGTTGATGCATACAAGCAAATGTTAATTTCAATGTTGATGAATGTGTTCTatcagaaaaaagtgattgaTCTCATCGTTCAAGAACTCGCACAATTTTACAAAGAAGATCCGAATGCACTGTTCACATTGTTTAATGATAGAATTGAAGAAATGAGATCGAAATATAAAAGTGGACAGTTTCCAGTTATTGAAAATAGTGTACCCGTTGGAGAGACAAAGGTTCGAAAAGATTTAGAAGAGGAAACACGCAAAACCGGCCGACGAACAATTTCAGACAAAGAT ggAATCGCAGTTATTGATCTCTACGAGTTGAAAGTATTGAATGCTTTattgaaaactggaattttacTTGGATGGAGTACAACCTATCAGAATAGATACAACAACAAGCTTCGCGAGGGTATTTCATCGAAAGATTTGAGTACTCGTGTTCTCTGTACTGAATGTATTGGTATTGGTGCAATCTATGATTATGATCAAGCAGAAAATACTCTTCGTGAAATGATGAAGAGCTTTAACACCCAAGATGAACCAGTTCAGTGTTCATTAATTGCTGCGCTCACTGATATTCAAATTGAGCATGGCGATCAAGTTGACGCTCTGTTCAGCTGGAATTCAAAGCAACCCAATTTTGCAGTATTTCTATCGGATATTGTTGTCAATGCACATGTTTCAGGAGAATGTGAAACCATGTTAAGAGCAGTTGAAGCAATTTCAAGACTCTTCttgaatacaaaaattgaCCCGAATCAACAAAAATGGCAACGTACAATGGTTACACTTATGACTCGAGCTTCATACGCGATCACTAATCGCTTCTCCGCTAAAGTTCGCAGTACGATCATTGTGATGCTCAAATTCTTCTGCTCTATCAACAA aaacaatcaACTTCTTCTCATTAAATCATTCCACAATTTCTTCGATATGTGGGCCAACTCTACGACACCCGAACGGTTGACTGAAAATCGCCATGAAATGGTTACAAAGCTTAAAAGATGTGCAGCCACTTTTGTTGCATTGACTCGTCATTCCACGCTTCCATTGGAAGAACAGAAGAAG tgtaaaCCAACACACGTCGACCTTGTGGATGACATATTTCACGAAATGGCTGGAGCTCCTGATTCAACATCTGTCGATTATTATATTTGTGCTCTTAACTTCGTGGAATATCAGAGTCTCAGTAGATCAGCTCTCACAAAAATTCATGGAGATTTAGAATCGTATATATTT ctccACGAATTAGACGGTGACAAGCATCGATACAACGAACTTCGAAAGGCTCATAGAAAGATAGCGAAAATTCTCGGATTGAACGAagatgaaattgaagaagtGCCAAGCAAAACTGACTTAAGAAAAGAAGCAGCGCCGTCCAAAACCAACAAAAGAAATGCGAACTTGATCAGCACGGATATCGCAGTTGATAATGATGTGAATATGGAAGAAGATGATAAGCCTGGCCCATCAAGACCCGCTACTGTTAGAAAACCGAGAGCTCCACGAGCAACTCCAGCGTCTGCCACGAAAAAGAAACCTTTAGTTGAAGAGGATGCGTtggagattttgaaaagtccACCCAGAAATACTAAAA aaccacCATCCCGTCCAACTACAGCTACCCGTCCAACTGCAGTTGCAGCTCGCACAGCACCTCCAAGAAGTGCACGTAAACTGAgaagtgaaaaatga